In Nostoc edaphicum CCNP1411, the sequence CCGTTGGCTCCATACTCCCCACAAGGAATACTTCATCGCCTCCCACCTATCCTGCGCAAGCCAAGCCCGAACACAATTCCAGGCTACAGTAAAGCTTCATAGGGTCTTTCTGTCCAGGTGCAGGCAGTCCGTATCTTCACAGACATTCCTATTTCGCCGAGTCTCTCTCTGAGACACCATCCAGATCGTTACGCCTTTCGTGCGGGTCGGAACTTACCCGACAAGGAATTTCGCTACCTTAGGGACCGTTATAGTTACGCCGCCGTTCACCGGGGCTTCGGTCGCTAGCTTCAAGGTTTCCCCCTGACCAACTTCCTTAACCTTCCGGCACTGGGCAGGCGTCAGCCCCCCATACTGCGTCGATTTGACTTTGCGGAGACCTGTGTTTTTGGTAAACAGTCGCCTGGATCTCTTCACTGCGACCCACGTCTTAGGTGGGCACCCCTTCTTCCGAAGTTACGGGGGCCATTTTGCCGAGTTCCTTAGAGAGAGTTATCTCGCGCCCCTTGGTATTCTCAACCTCCCTACCTGTGTCGGTTTCGGGTACAGGTAACTGTAAGTTAACGTGTTTAGAGCTTTTCTTGGAAGCTAGACTATGCCACTTCCCCACCGTAGTGGGTCGTACTCACGCCTCAACTCGAAACGTTTTCGCCGTCTCTCAACATCTTGACGCTTGAACCGGTAACCAACATCCGGCTGACAATTATCTTCTCCGTCCCTCTGCACAACCTACAATCAGTACGGGAATTTTAACCCGTTGTCCATCGACTACGCCGTTCGGCCTCGCCTTAGGTCCTGACTAACCCTCCGGGGACGAACCTGGCGGAGGAAACCTTAGGGTTTCGGGGTATTGGATTCTCACCAATATTTGCGCTACTCAAGCCGACATTCTCACTTCCGTTTCGTCCACAGCTGCTTGCCGCTACTGCTTCTACCTACGACGGAACGCTCCCCTACCGATTAACATAAGTTAATCCCACAGCTTCGGTACATCGCTTAGCCCCGTTCATTTTCGGCGCGAGAGCGCTTGACTAGTGAGCTATTACGCACTCTTTCAAGGGTGGCTGCTTCTAGGCAAACCTCCTAGTTGTCTGTGCACTCTCACCTCCTTTATCACTTAGCGATGATTTGGGGACCTTAGCTGGTGGTCTGGGCTGTTTCCCTCTTGACAATGAAGCTTATCCCCCACTGTCTCACTGGCAATGTGTGCTCTGGGTATTCAGAGTTTGTCTCGATTTGGTACCGGTCTCCCAGCCCGCACCGAAACAGTGCTTTACCCCCCAGATATAATCATTACCGCTGCGCCTAAACACATTTCGGGGAGAACCAGCTAGCTCCTGGTTCGATTGGCATTTCACCCCTAACCACAACTCATCCGCTGATTTTTCAACATCAGTCGGTGCGGACCTCCACTTGGTGTTACCCAAGCTTCATCCTGGCCATGGTTAGATCACCAGGGTTCGGGTCTATAAACACTGATTATCGCCCTTTTCAGACTCGGTTTCCCTTTGGCTCCAGCATTCTCGCTTTAACCTACCAGTGCCTATAAGTCGCTTTACTCATTCTTCAACAGGCACGCGGTCAGACTTTAAATAGTCCTCCCACTGCTTGTAAGCTAACGGTTTCATGTTCTATTTCACTCCCCTTCCGGGGTTCTTTTCACCTTTCCCTCGCGGTACTGGTTCACTATCGGTCACACAGTAGTATTTAGCCTTACGAGGTGGTCCTCGCTGATTCACATGGGATTCCTCGTGCCCCATGCTACTCGGGATTCAGCTACTATCCTTTAACTTTCGACTACAGGACTTTCACCTTCTTTGGTGCAGTATTTAGCTGCTTCGTCTAGCCTCCAGATTCGATATCGCTGTCCCACTACCCCAATCGGTAAACCAATTGGTTTAGGCTCTTCCCCTTTCGCTCACCACTACTGAGGGAATCTCTGTTTTGATTTCTCTTCCTCCAGCTACTAAGATGTTTCAATTCGCTGGGTTGGCTCTCTCCTGCCTATATATTCAGCAGGTAGTATTAAGGGTTGCCCCATTCGGAAATCTCCGGATCTCTGTTTGCTTCCAACTCCCCGGAGCATATCGTCGGTAACCACGTCCTTCATCGCCTCTGTGTGCCTAGGTATCCACCGTTAGCCCTTATTAACTTGACCACTCAAACATTTGCTGTTCTACAAATTGCATTCACAAATAGTTAGTTCTGCTTACTTCGTCACTTCCTACTGATTTTACTCAGCACTCAGCACTCAGTACTCAGCACTAAAAAATGTCTGTGTCTGCCTGCTAATTTCGCGTTACTATGCAGTTTTCAAGGTTCTGGCTGAGAACTAACTCAGCAGTCTGACTCAATTAAGTCATGTTGCTGATTTCTCACTAGTTTTTCTGTTTTGGCAATCGCCACAGGTGGAGGTTAGCGGACTCGAACCGCTGACATCCTGCTTGCAAAGCAGGCGCTCTACCAACTGAGCTAAACCCCCAGATACAATTAAAAATTGATAATTAAAAATTAAAAATTGAATTTTCTTCATTTTTAATTTTGCATTTTACATTTTTAATTGATTCAGGTGGGCCATCCTGGACTCGAACCAGGGACCTCACCCTTATCAGGGGTGCGCTCTAACCACCTGAGCTAATAGCCCATATCGAACCAAATCATAGTTTGAAAGCTTTCAACAAATGTCTGCGACCGACCTAGGTTAGACCAACTTACTATCTATATAGCTGTATGCTTTTTGATATGTAAGGGGTGTAGGTCTCCCTAAAAAGGAGGTGATCCAGCCACACCTTCCGGTACGGCTACCTTGTTACGACTTCACCCCAGTCACCAGTCCTGCCTTAGGCATCCTCCCCCCCGAAAGGTTGGAGTAATGACTTCGGGCACTACCAGCTTCCATGGTGTGACGGGCGGTGTGTACAAGGCCCGGGAACGAATTCACTGCAGTATGCTGACCTGCAATTACTAGCGATTCCTCCTTCACGCAGGCGAGTTGCAGCCTGCGATCTGAACTGAGCTCCGGTTTACGGGATTTGCTTGCATTCGCATGCTTGCTGCCCTCTGTCCGGAGCATTGTAGTACGTGTGTAGCCCAAGGCGTAAGGGGCATGCTGACTTGACGTCATCCCCACCTTCCTCCGGTTTGTCACCGGCAGTCTCTCTAGAGTGCCCAACTTAATGCTGGCAACTAAAAACGAGGGTTGCGCTCGTTGCGGGACTTAACCCAACATCTCACGACACGAGCTGACGACAGCCATGCACCACCTGTGTTCGCGCTCCCGAAGGCACTCCCAGCTTTCACCAGGATTCGCGACATGTCAAGCCTTGGTAAGGTTCTTCGCGTTGCATCGAATTAAACCACATACTCCACCGCTTGTGCGGGGTCCCCCGTCAATTCCTTTGAGTTTCACCGTTGCTTTAGCGTACTCCCCAGGCGGGATACTTAACGCGTTAGCTACGGCACGGCTCGGGGCCGATACAAGCCACGCCTAGTATCCATCGTTTACGGCTAGGACTACTGGGGTATCTAATCCCATTCGCTCCCCTAGCTTTCGTCCCTCAGTGTCAGTTGCGCCTAGCAGAGCGCCTTCGCCACCTAGTGTTCTTCCTGATCTCTACGCATTTCACCGCTACACCAGGAATTCCCTCTGCCCCCGAACGCACTCTAGCCATGTAGTTTCCACTGCTCTTATCTAGTTGAGCTAGACTCTTTAACAGCAGACTTACATAGCCACCTGCGGACGCTTTACGCCCAATCATTCCGGATAACGCTTGCATCCTCCGTATTACCGCGGCTCGCTGGCACGGAGTTAGCCGATGCTTATTCCTCAGGTACCGTCATTGTGTTCTTCCCTGAGAAAAGAGGTTTACGACCCAAGAGCCTTCCTCCCTCACGCGGTATTGCTCCGTCAGGCTTTCGCCCATTGCGGAAAATTCCCCACTGCTGCCTCCCGTAGGAGTCTGGGGCCGTGTCTCAGTCCCAGTGTGGCTGATCGTCCTCTCAGACCAGCTACTGATCGTCGCCTAGGTAGTCCTTTACACTACCTACTAGCTAATCAGACGCGAGCTCATCTTCAGGCAGTTAACCTTTCACCTTGCGGCACATCCGGTATTAGCCACCGTTTCCAGTGGTTGTCCCAGACCTGAAGGCAGATTCTCACGCGTTACTCACCCGTCCGCCACTAAATCCCGAAGGATTTCGTTCGACTTGCATGTGTTAAGCATACCGCCAGCGTTCATCCTGAGCCAGGATCAAACTCTCCGTTTTGTATTGGAAAGCTCTATAGCTCAATTAGCTGCTCTTTTAAAACTTCAGCTTAGTTCTCTTTATTTGCTTGACGCAGGCCACTTGTTGTATAATGGCTTTCAAACTATAATATTTTCAAGGTTCGGTGTCCTTCAGGCGTCGCTCTTTCGCGCTCCGCTTCAGGCACTTATTCAATATAGCGAACCTACTTCATTGTGTCAACTACTTTTTCCAAAATATTTTTGGATTGTTTCTTAGTCACTATCAAAGCCTTAGAGAGTAAGGGTTTTAGGCTATAGTATTGCTAAATGTCACTAAGGAAGCAATTAAAGTTGTGAGGAATTCTGGTATTCTGCCGCCCTGGTTGGTTTTAGATCCACTGTTGTGTGGCTGGTTGATGGAGGATATTGGTAGAGGCGATCGCACTACAAATACCCTACTAATAGAAGATGTGACTCTAGGCTCTGCTAAATGGATCGCTAAAGCTTCAGGGATAATTGCTGGCTTACCAGTTGCAGCTAGGGTGTTTCAAATTTTGAATGAAAAAGTCAGCTTTGTGGCGGTTGCGACTGAAGGCGCATGGTGTGAGCCGGGACAGGTAGTAGCTGAAATTCATGGTTCGCTGGATGCGCTACTGATGGGAGAACGGGTGGCGCTCAACTTGGCTATGCGGTTGAGTGGGATTGCAACGCTGACTAATATATATATAGAGAAAATTGCTGACTTACCTGCTCAGTTGGTGGATACGCGTAAAACCACACCAGGGCTGAGACTGTTGGAAAAGTACGCAACTGCTTTGGGTGGGGCGATTAATCACCGCATGGGTTTGGATGATGCGGTAATGATTAAGGATAATCACATTGCTGCTGCTGGGGGAATTGGAGAAGCTGTTACCCGTATTCGTTCTCAGATTCCTTATCCCTTGACCATAGAGGTTGAGACGGAAAGTTTAGAGCAGGTGAAAGAAGCTTTGCAGCACAAGGCTGACATTATTATGTTGGACAATATGCCTTTGGATATGATGCGTCAGGCGGTGCAGTTGATTTGCCAGCAGGATAGGCGTGTGAAAATTGAAGCTTCCGGGAATGTGACTTTGGAAACGATTCGCAGTGTGGCGGAAACGGGTGTTGACTATATTTCTAGCAGTGCGCCGATTACTCAATCGAAGTGGCTAGATTTGAGTATGAGGATTGTACTTTAAATAAAATGGGGCGGATCATCCTACTGCAAAGTCGGTGTAGTGTCGCATTTTTGGAGTATCAAAGCTTAAAACAATATCTTCTTTGGGAACATCGAGTTCAACCAGCTGGTTTGCAATTCCGACTTCGGTACTATCTTGTTGAATCCGAATTTTGCTTTGCTATGTTGTGATGATGTCGAGGGGAAGGACAGTGCTATACAGTCGCTTTGAGCCGTGCCAACCAACATAGACTAGTTGGTAGTAGTTGCGTTCGGTGACGAATTGTGACCGAATTTAATTTACAAGTTTAAGAAAATAGCGATCGCCTTAAACAACAGTTTTACTAATTTGCAGTCCCATGATCACTAAGTCCCGTTCAATGCTGTCAAGTTCGGCAATTTTAGGCAAATGTCCCCAGTGCTGGAAACCAAATGTCTCAAAGAGTTTTAAACTGGGCTGATTGTGGGCAAAAATGAAGCAGACTAGGCTCTTTAGACCCAAATTAGGACTTTCACTAATTGCTTGTGCTAAGAGTTGCCGTCCCAAACCACACCGATGAAAGCTAGGGGCTATGTAAATACTAATTTCAGCAGTTTTACTATAGGCGGGGCGCCCATAAAAGGATTGGAAACTAAGCCATCCAGCGATTACTCCGTCTACTTCGATGACCCAAAGTGGGCGTTGTGAAGGCGATCGCCCCTTAAACCAAACAAGGCGACTTTCTACAGATACTGGTTCTAAGTCAGCAGTTGCCATGCGGCTGGGAACTGCGGCATTGTAAATTGCCACAATTGCAGGCAAGTCAGTTTCAGTCGCATGGCGAATAGTCATTGTTACCGTTTCAAACAAATCTTCAGAAAATATTCAAAAATAATACAGTGTTAACAGTAGCAATTTTACGGCTTCTACAGTAATTTTCACAGATACTTTGCCAGATAGGAGCCTCGTACTTTGCATAAGATAATGGTTAACCCTACTGCAAGTATGCGATGCACCACCACAGAAGACACCACAGTTGCTATAAATAGAGGAAAAGTCCAACGCACTACCTACTATATTTTGTGTAACAAAAAAAAATTATAACTCCTTACTTTTAAAGTATAAGCTTTTATTCCTAACGCATCATTCATTATTCATCCTACAGAAATAGATCATTTTACTATGTCAGGGAAAATCAACTTTTTCTCTGGATATTTATATATCTTTTTATCCAACTGAGATATTTTTTTAATTTAGTAATGATAAGTATTTGATTAATGTTGTTGTTTTAAGTTTCCCATGAGATCGGATAATCTTAAATCCTTTAACGGCAAGAATTACAATTAATTTCAATATGACTGTATATACATAGAAATCAGGATTGTATATAACAATAGCTTGTATTTTGTAACCATATTTACAAGGAGCTTATTTAAATTCGTAGTAATCAGCACAATTTCTATATATAGCTAAAGACAGAGGTAGTTAACATGTATGAATCTTTATAATTAATTTAAAATAAATCTAGCTATATAAAATAAGTAAAAATATTATGTCTATTAAATGTTTTAATGTTATTAATGATAAATTCAGTAATACTCCAGATAGCAATATTTCAAATATTGTTGAAATAGCACTTTTTATAGATAAAATAAAAAATAGTATTTGGCTTTTTGGTATTCCATCTTGGCTTTTCGGAATAACCGATAGAAGTATAGCTGCATTTGCCGATGGTTCTTTATCTGCTATAGAAATATTTCAGCTATTTACAGCCTCTTTCTTTTTTATGAGTTGGCTATATTTAAAGCCAGAAGAAAGCTTCAATAGCCATGATTTAGACCCCAGCCAATATCAAGAATATCTCGCTCGTACTCAAGCTAAAAAGCTTCAAATAAGAAAGTTACACATGATTAGCCAGGAGTATATTTTACCTTTCCCCTATATTTGCCAAATTTATCATCTATTGAACTTAAAACATTTAGAAACAGTTCATAGATTTAGCCTTAATAATCTTAAAATTCTTAATATCAGCCAGTTTGAAACTACAAATGTTGGTGGTAAAATCACATTTCAAACGATATTAGATTCACCAGCTAATCCTTTGAGAATTTGGCGACAGCCAACTGTGGAGGTGGATTTAATATTACATACTCCCTACACTGTTGAACTAAGTATTCCAGTCTATAATCACAAAAGGATAATTGTGATATTTCATGCTTTCCCTTTAAATGACTCAGAGCATCAATTGTTTATAGATATTTATAGTGACTTAGAGTGGCCAAAGCCATTATTACAAATAATATTGCATCTTGCTTCTTGTTTGACACTTTTTGAAGATTTGCCATATCTCAGAGCTTTAGCGGAGAAAAATATAGAGCGTTTATTCAACTTAAGTAGGACTTCAAATCACGAGAGTGCATTACTGTTTAAAAGGTTTGTTGAGCTATATGGATCGAGTGGAGAAGCAACTAAATTACTTGAGGGTAGGGAAGAGAGTTAGGAGACGCGATTAATCGCGTCTGTACAAGAGTTAGGAGTTTAAAACTTCTAACTCCTAATTTTATTTAGTTAAGCGCGTGCTAGTAATGGAGCAGCAGCTAGTAAGGTTTTGGTATAAGGATGCTGAGGATTGGCAAAAATCTTTTTTGTAAGACCGAGTTCGACAATTTTACCGCCATTCATTACAGCAATACGATCGCACAAAAATCGAGCTAACCAAAGATCGTGAGTGATGAATAGATAAGTTAACTCAAACTCTTCTTTTAATTGCAACATCAAATCCAGCACTTGCGACTGCACACTGGCGTCTAACATACTCACGGGTTCATCACAGATTAAAAGTTTAGGGTGAGTAATCAAAGCACGAGCGATCGCAACTCTTTGCTGTTGTCCACCAGACAAATCTGACGGATAACGCTCATAATACACTTCTGGCGGTGTTAACCCAACTTTATTTAGCATCCACAAAACCTGTTCTTTTGCTTTGACAGGATTGGCTAAATTGTGGATAAATAAAGGATCGGCGATACTTTGTCCCACTGTCATAGCTGGATTGAGACAAGCATGAGGATCTTGAAAGATCATTTGTATTTGTCGCCGTGAAGAACGAATTTCTTGACGCGACAGTTTAGTTAAATCCTGTCCCAAAAACTCAACTTTGCCACTAGTGGGACGAATTAGTTGCAAGATTGTTCGTGACAGTGTGCTTTTACCACAACCTGATTCGCCGACTAAACCGAGAATTTCTCCTGCATAAAGATCCAAGTTAATTCCATCTACTGCTTTAATTGTCTGCGCTTGTGTGTTAAGCAGTCGTTCGATCAAGTTAGGTTCGATGGTGTAGTGTTGCTTAAGTTCTGTAACACTCAAAATTGGGGATTGCTGATTAATAATTGGTAATTGCTTTTCTCCGTCATTGGCAATTATCAATTCTCCACTATCATTTACTGCTTGAATATGTAAAGCTGCTTTTAAGAGCGATCGCGTGTATTCATGTTGAGGTTGCCGAAATACGGTTTCTGTAGCACCCATTTCGACCATTTTGCCGTTGTACATCACGCCAATGCGATCGCAATACTCAGCGACCATTGCTAAATCATGAGAAATCAGCAACAATCCCATGTTTTCTTCACCGCACAGGCGAGTTAATTCTGTCAATATCTGCGCGGAGACGGTGACATCTAAACTGGTGGTGGGTTCATCGGCAACAATTAACTTGGGATTGAGGAGTAAAGCTAAAGCGATCGCTACCCGTTGGCGCATTCCGCCGCTAAACTCATGAGGATACTGATTCCAGCGACTAGCGGGAATATTTACCTTTGCTAAAGTAGCAAGTGCTTTTTCTTTAGCTTCCCGCGTTGATAATTCTGGTGAGTGCGCCTGGAGGGTTTCGATACAATGCTTACCAATAGTCATCAGTGGATCGAGACGTGTCATGGGATCTTGAAAAACTAAGGCGATCGCCTCTCCCCGAAATTTCCGCAACTGGTTGGGTATCAAGTCAAACACTGATTGTCCTTGAAATGTCACCCGTCCCTCAACACGACTAGAGGCTGGTAGTAAACGCATTACCGCCCGTCCGATAGTTGATTTACCACAACCTGACTCTCCCACCAATCCCATTCTTTCACCTGGTTTCAAGGTGAAAGATACATCATCAACCGCCCAGCTTGCTTCTTCTCCACTCCGTGCAGGATAGGCAACTCGCAGATTTTCGATACAGAATAAGGCTTCACTCATAGTTAGTTATCAGCCCTGAGCTGCCAGTTTTTATAATTTCAAATTTAAGATAGTCTATCAAATGAAGAAGAATTCAGAACTCAGGAGTCAGAATTCAGAATAAATTCTGTACGACTGGGTGATAGTGAACCTGAATCTTTTTCCTTGCTTATTACTCTATCCCTTTATCGGTAGAGTAATAAGCAATTCTGAATTCTGTTAGCGTAGCGGGGCGTAGCCCATTCTGGCTCCTCTTAATTGAAGACAGCTATCGATATTCTTGATAAGCACTGCTAAAGTTGATACAGCACACAACTATGATGTTATAAGTGCAAAATTTAAATCTGTAGGAACTAGAATCAAAATTAAGTCAGTAAATCAGGATTTTCAAGCTAATATTATGGAGCAAATTCAGCCAGAACAGCGCCGCGACGCTGATCAAGTATTTCAACAATCCCTCGAACAGTTGGAGGATATCTTACAAGAAATTTCAACTGAGGAAGAAGAGATCCCCCAACTGCATACTAGTAATCTCACCGAAGTAGAACTCGACGAAGACTTGATAGATATTGATTTAGCGGCTCTTGAGGACGCAGTTGCTGATATTGAACAATATCTCGAAGAGAAAACAAAAACCAAATAGGTGTAAAAAGTTAAAATTCATTACTGACAAACCAATTGCCGTTGAGCTTCGTACAACATTAAAGCGGCTGCGATCGCTACATTCAAAGATTCCACCCCAGGACTCAAAGGAATTCTGACTTGCTGATCTGCGATCG encodes:
- the nadC gene encoding carboxylating nicotinate-nucleotide diphosphorylase produces the protein MEDIGRGDRTTNTLLIEDVTLGSAKWIAKASGIIAGLPVAARVFQILNEKVSFVAVATEGAWCEPGQVVAEIHGSLDALLMGERVALNLAMRLSGIATLTNIYIEKIADLPAQLVDTRKTTPGLRLLEKYATALGGAINHRMGLDDAVMIKDNHIAAAGGIGEAVTRIRSQIPYPLTIEVETESLEQVKEALQHKADIIMLDNMPLDMMRQAVQLICQQDRRVKIEASGNVTLETIRSVAETGVDYISSSAPITQSKWLDLSMRIVL
- a CDS encoding GNAT family N-acetyltransferase, which encodes MTIRHATETDLPAIVAIYNAAVPSRMATADLEPVSVESRLVWFKGRSPSQRPLWVIEVDGVIAGWLSFQSFYGRPAYSKTAEISIYIAPSFHRCGLGRQLLAQAISESPNLGLKSLVCFIFAHNQPSLKLFETFGFQHWGHLPKIAELDSIERDLVIMGLQISKTVV
- a CDS encoding dipeptide ABC transporter ATP-binding protein; translated protein: MSEALFCIENLRVAYPARSGEEASWAVDDVSFTLKPGERMGLVGESGCGKSTIGRAVMRLLPASSRVEGRVTFQGQSVFDLIPNQLRKFRGEAIALVFQDPMTRLDPLMTIGKHCIETLQAHSPELSTREAKEKALATLAKVNIPASRWNQYPHEFSGGMRQRVAIALALLLNPKLIVADEPTTSLDVTVSAQILTELTRLCGEENMGLLLISHDLAMVAEYCDRIGVMYNGKMVEMGATETVFRQPQHEYTRSLLKAALHIQAVNDSGELIIANDGEKQLPIINQQSPILSVTELKQHYTIEPNLIERLLNTQAQTIKAVDGINLDLYAGEILGLVGESGCGKSTLSRTILQLIRPTSGKVEFLGQDLTKLSRQEIRSSRRQIQMIFQDPHACLNPAMTVGQSIADPLFIHNLANPVKAKEQVLWMLNKVGLTPPEVYYERYPSDLSGGQQQRVAIARALITHPKLLICDEPVSMLDASVQSQVLDLMLQLKEEFELTYLFITHDLWLARFLCDRIAVMNGGKIVELGLTKKIFANPQHPYTKTLLAAAPLLARA